In one Nicotiana sylvestris chromosome 8, ASM39365v2, whole genome shotgun sequence genomic region, the following are encoded:
- the LOC138876161 gene encoding uncharacterized protein: MKGVIRFRKKGKLSPRYVGPYQIVQRIGLVAYKLDLPPELETIHPVFHISMLHKFLGDPSCISPSEDTEVSKNLSYEEIPVAILDRQIRKLRTKEVASVKVLWMSNNVEEMTWEAEEDMKSRYPHLFESSGDMLETNMAGVAQISTSDN, encoded by the coding sequence atgaagggtgtaatAAGATTTAGAAAGAAGGGAAAACTCAGCCCTAGATATGTCGGGCCATATCAGATTGTTCAGAGAATTGGGCTAGTAGCCTACAAACTTGACCTGCCACCGGAATTAGAAACAATCCATCCGGTATTTCACATTTCCATGCTTCACAAATTCTTAGGTGATCCTTCTTGCATCAGCCCTAGTGAGGATACTGAAGTTTCTAAGAACTTGTCATATGAAGAAATACCTGTTGCCATTCTTGACCGTCAAATCCGTAAGCTACGGACCAAAGAGGTAGCCTCAGTAAAAGTACTTTGGATGAGCAATAATGTAGAGGAAATGACATGGGAGGCCGAGGaggacatgaagtctagataccCTCATTTATTTGAGTCTTCAGGTGATATGCTTGAGACaaatatggcaggtgttgcacagATATCAACCAGTGACAACTGA